The uncultured Fusobacterium sp. genome includes a window with the following:
- the bioA gene encoding adenosylmethionine--8-amino-7-oxononanoate transaminase, with the protein MEKLSELQRKDLKYIFHPCSQMKDYEKLPPMVIKKAEGIYLEDEFGNRYMDCVSSWWVNLFGHCNPRINKVIKEQIDKLEHVLFVNFSHEAAIELTEELIKVVPKGIEKFLFADNGSSSIEMALKLSFQYHQQSGNKKRVKFISLSNAYHGETVGALGVGDVDIFTKTYRPLIKEGLKADKPECFRCPYGKNFYNCEAECFEKMEKLIEENKDEVAAVIIEPVVQGAAGMKIYSPKYIQKLREITKKYGIHLIADEIAVGFGRTGKMFAMEHAGVSPDIMCMSKGLTAGYYPMAILGITQEIYDSFYADYLEGKSFLHSHTYSGNPIGCRIALEVLRIFKDENILKTIEEKGEYLRKEAQRIFSEHKNIGEYRQIGLIGALEFVKDKTTKELFPSEERAGYEIYKIALKKGALLRPLGNVIYFMPPYIITKEEIDKMLKICKEAIDEYMEKRER; encoded by the coding sequence ATGGAAAAATTAAGTGAATTACAAAGGAAAGACTTAAAATATATATTTCATCCATGTTCACAAATGAAAGATTATGAAAAATTACCACCTATGGTAATAAAAAAAGCAGAAGGAATCTATTTAGAAGATGAATTTGGAAATAGATATATGGACTGTGTTTCAAGTTGGTGGGTAAATCTTTTTGGACATTGTAATCCTAGAATAAATAAAGTAATAAAAGAGCAAATAGATAAATTAGAACATGTTTTATTTGTAAATTTCTCACATGAAGCAGCTATAGAATTAACTGAAGAGTTAATAAAAGTTGTACCAAAGGGAATAGAAAAATTTCTTTTTGCAGATAATGGGTCTTCAAGTATAGAGATGGCATTAAAATTAAGTTTTCAATATCATCAACAGAGTGGAAATAAAAAAAGAGTGAAGTTTATATCTCTAAGTAATGCTTATCATGGGGAAACTGTGGGAGCTTTAGGAGTTGGAGATGTAGATATTTTCACTAAAACATATAGACCTCTTATAAAAGAGGGATTAAAAGCAGATAAACCAGAATGTTTTAGATGTCCATATGGAAAGAATTTTTATAACTGTGAAGCTGAATGTTTTGAAAAAATGGAAAAATTAATTGAGGAGAATAAAGATGAGGTAGCTGCAGTAATTATTGAACCAGTTGTTCAAGGGGCAGCAGGAATGAAAATATATTCCCCTAAATATATACAAAAGTTGAGAGAGATAACTAAAAAATATGGAATCCATTTAATTGCTGATGAAATTGCAGTAGGATTTGGAAGAACTGGAAAGATGTTTGCTATGGAACATGCAGGAGTAAGTCCAGATATAATGTGTATGTCTAAAGGGCTTACAGCAGGTTATTATCCTATGGCTATTTTAGGTATAACTCAAGAGATATATGATAGCTTTTATGCTGACTATTTAGAAGGAAAATCATTTTTACACTCTCACACATATTCAGGAAATCCTATAGGATGTAGAATAGCTCTTGAAGTGCTAAGGATTTTTAAAGATGAAAATATACTTAAAACTATAGAAGAAAAAGGGGAGTATTTAAGGAAAGAAGCTCAAAGAATATTCTCTGAACATAAAAATATTGGAGAGTATAGACAGATAGGATTAATAGGAGCTCTTGAGTTTGTAAAAGATAAAACAACAAAAGAGTTATTTCCAAGTGAAGAGAGAGCAGGATATGAAATATATAAAATAGCTTTAAAAAAAGGTGCTTTACTTCGTCCTCTTGGAAATGTAATATATTTTATGCCACCATATATAATAACTAAAGAAGAGATAGATAAGATGTTAAAAATATGTAAAGAGGCAATTGATGAGTATATGGAGAAGAGAGAAAGATGA
- a CDS encoding HAD-IB family hydrolase — protein MIAAFFDIDGTIFRNSLLTEHFKKLIKYDLLEFSEYDRRVKEAFKLWDERIGNYDNYLGDLTGTYVDAIKGLPTKYNDFVADKVVELKGNKVYAYTREMIKWHKSQGHLVIFISGSPDFLVSRMAKKWNADDFCGSTYHTDTNGKLTGEISPMWDSKNKLKSIHMFCEKYKIDLSKSFAYGDTHGDITMLQLVGNPKAINPSLELLNSIKNDEELKNKTEIIIERKDVIYSVNADVKTLNSTF, from the coding sequence ATGATTGCAGCTTTTTTTGATATTGATGGTACTATTTTTAGAAACTCTCTTTTGACTGAACATTTTAAAAAATTAATTAAATATGATTTATTAGAGTTTAGTGAATATGATAGAAGAGTTAAAGAAGCTTTTAAGCTTTGGGATGAAAGAATAGGAAATTATGATAATTATTTAGGTGATCTTACAGGAACTTATGTTGACGCTATTAAAGGTTTACCTACTAAATACAATGACTTTGTGGCTGATAAAGTTGTTGAGTTAAAAGGAAATAAGGTGTATGCTTATACTAGAGAGATGATAAAATGGCATAAATCTCAAGGACATCTTGTTATTTTTATCTCTGGAAGTCCTGATTTTTTAGTTTCAAGAATGGCAAAAAAATGGAATGCAGATGATTTTTGTGGTTCAACTTATCATACTGATACAAATGGAAAACTTACCGGAGAAATTTCTCCTATGTGGGATTCTAAAAATAAATTAAAATCTATTCACATGTTTTGTGAAAAATATAAAATTGACTTAAGTAAAAGTTTTGCTTATGGTGACACTCATGGAGATATAACTATGCTACAACTTGTAGGAAATCCTAAAGCTATAAATCCAAGTCTAGAACTTTTAAATAGTATAAAAAATGATGAAGAGTTAAAAAATAAAACTGAAATAATTATAGAAAGAAAAGATGTTATTTATTCTGTTAATGCAGATGTTAAAACTTTAAATTCTACTTTCTAA
- a CDS encoding 2-hydroxyacyl-CoA dehydratase has product MKEFFIGTDVGSTTVKIVCLDEEKNIVYSVYQRHLSNVRETTKTMFDTFFDFMKEKYGKDIQFKINITGSSGMGIASWIGIEFVQEVIACIKAIEVVIPETDVAIELGGEDAKITFLKNDMDQRMNGSCAGGTGAFIDQIAALLNTDATGLNELAKEYDTIYPIAARCGVFAKTDIQPLVNEGVKKGNIAVSVFQAVVNQTITGLACGKKITGKVAFLGGPLFFLSELRQRFIETLNLTPEDVIFPKNSQIFVAQGASLLSQENNSFYSLDELEKKFLKLNEKDTSETSRLQPLFTNDEEFEEFKSRHEKEKIESKDIENYSGNAYLGIDSGSTTIKVVLISEEKEILYSYYSHNKGNPLDNIINNLKLLYSKLHNGIKIKGSCVTGYGENLIKSALRVDKGVVETIAHYKGAKFFQPQVDFILDIGGQDMKCLKIQDGVITSILLNEACSSGCGSFLETFANSLGMDIKEFAKLGLTSKSPADLGTRCTVFMNSKVKQAQKDGVEVADISAGLSYSVVKNTLFKVIKIKNKEELGKYIVVQGGTFLNDCVLRAFEKVSEREVIRPNIAGIMGAFGAALIAQEEAKENSTLMTLEELENFHYTTNLTRCGMCTNRCLLTIHKFESGENFISGNRCDNPVAKMKKNQAPNMFEYKYNRLFSYTPLELSKATRGEIGIPRVLNFYDSYPFWFTLLTELGFRVVLSDDSSKKLYESGIDTITSDSICYPAKLVHGHIMNLIGKGVNRIFYPCVIFEEKEDKKSQNQFNCPIVMSYPEVIKNNMDIIKEKNIDMMIPVFSFENKEVLYKTVMEEFAKFGVTKPEVKMAVDKALEEKYNFRKDMQNRAKEIIKDLEKTGKIGVVLCGRPYHCDKEIHHGIPNIINSFGIAVLTGDAVASLGSLDDELRVIDQWTYHSRLYRAATVVGKNPNLELIELNSFSCGIDAVTTDQVNEILTNHGKVHTLLKIDEISNLGAVKIRIRSLLAALEYKKNSVANVIKHKIEYKKAEFTKAMKKEYTILAPQMAPMHFDLIKHAFKAQGYNLVILPETQEALDCGLKYVNNDACYPSILVIGELISALQSGKYDLDRTAVIISQTGGSCRATNYLGFLKKAIKDAGFEKVPILSLNANGFEKQEGFSLSLPLIHKALIAVSYGDLLMKLLYHTRPYELNKGESDALYKKWNQQVVKNIHNGNFGEFKRNCKLIVDEFAKIEVSDEKKIKVGIVGEILVKFSPFANNDLANFIEQEGGEVYTSSLMNFIKYCIYSDIFLAEKFKGKMAGLKQRGALWVLDRYTAILNDAISTHARFMREISIQETAKKTSEFISIGHQSGEGWFLMGEMIDFIEHGVPNIVCVQPFGCLPNHITGKGMIKRLREEYENVNITPIDYDPAYSEVNQLNRIKLMLSVAKKNLNKKIS; this is encoded by the coding sequence ATGAAAGAATTTTTTATTGGAACAGATGTTGGTTCAACAACAGTTAAAATTGTTTGTTTAGATGAAGAAAAAAATATTGTTTATTCTGTTTATCAAAGACACTTATCAAATGTAAGAGAGACTACAAAAACTATGTTTGATACTTTCTTTGACTTTATGAAAGAAAAATATGGTAAAGATATTCAATTTAAAATTAATATCACAGGTTCAAGTGGTATGGGTATTGCAAGTTGGATAGGAATAGAGTTTGTTCAAGAAGTTATTGCTTGTATAAAAGCTATTGAAGTTGTTATTCCTGAAACTGATGTTGCCATAGAATTAGGTGGAGAAGATGCAAAAATAACTTTTCTTAAAAATGATATGGATCAGAGAATGAATGGAAGTTGTGCTGGTGGAACTGGAGCTTTTATTGACCAGATTGCTGCTCTACTTAATACTGATGCTACAGGATTAAATGAATTAGCTAAGGAATATGACACTATCTATCCTATTGCTGCTAGATGTGGAGTATTTGCTAAAACTGACATTCAACCACTTGTAAATGAGGGAGTAAAAAAAGGAAATATTGCTGTATCTGTTTTCCAAGCAGTAGTAAATCAAACTATTACTGGACTTGCTTGTGGTAAAAAGATAACTGGTAAAGTAGCTTTTTTAGGAGGACCATTATTCTTTTTAAGTGAACTTAGACAAAGATTTATTGAGACTTTAAATCTTACTCCTGAAGATGTAATCTTCCCTAAAAACTCACAAATATTTGTAGCTCAAGGTGCTAGTTTACTTTCTCAAGAAAATAATAGCTTTTATTCATTAGATGAACTTGAAAAAAAATTCTTAAAACTAAATGAAAAAGATACATCTGAAACTTCAAGACTTCAACCATTATTTACAAATGATGAAGAGTTTGAAGAGTTTAAATCAAGACATGAAAAAGAAAAAATAGAGAGTAAAGATATTGAAAATTACTCTGGAAATGCTTATCTTGGAATAGATTCTGGTTCTACTACTATTAAAGTAGTTCTTATCTCTGAAGAGAAAGAGATACTTTACTCATACTATTCTCATAATAAAGGAAATCCTTTAGACAATATAATAAATAATTTAAAATTACTTTATTCTAAATTACATAATGGAATAAAGATTAAAGGTTCTTGTGTAACTGGATATGGAGAAAATCTTATTAAATCTGCTCTAAGAGTAGATAAAGGAGTGGTAGAAACTATTGCTCACTATAAGGGAGCAAAATTTTTCCAACCTCAAGTAGATTTTATCTTAGATATTGGTGGACAAGATATGAAATGTTTAAAAATACAAGATGGAGTAATTACTTCTATACTTTTAAATGAAGCTTGCTCTTCTGGTTGTGGTTCATTCTTAGAAACTTTTGCTAACTCTCTTGGTATGGATATAAAGGAGTTTGCAAAACTTGGACTTACTTCTAAATCTCCAGCAGATCTTGGAACTAGATGTACAGTATTTATGAACTCAAAGGTAAAACAAGCTCAAAAAGATGGAGTAGAGGTAGCTGATATCTCTGCTGGACTCTCTTACTCTGTTGTAAAAAATACTTTATTCAAAGTTATAAAAATTAAAAATAAAGAGGAACTTGGAAAATATATAGTAGTACAAGGGGGAACCTTCCTAAATGATTGTGTTTTAAGAGCCTTTGAAAAGGTATCTGAAAGAGAGGTTATAAGACCTAATATTGCAGGAATTATGGGAGCTTTTGGTGCTGCACTTATTGCTCAAGAGGAAGCTAAAGAAAACTCTACTCTTATGACTTTAGAAGAGCTAGAAAATTTCCACTATACAACTAACCTTACTCGTTGTGGTATGTGTACTAATAGATGCCTTTTAACTATCCATAAATTTGAAAGTGGAGAGAATTTCATCTCTGGAAATAGATGTGATAACCCCGTTGCTAAGATGAAAAAAAATCAAGCTCCAAATATGTTTGAATATAAATACAACAGATTATTTAGTTACACTCCATTAGAACTATCTAAAGCTACTAGAGGAGAGATTGGAATACCTAGAGTTTTAAACTTCTATGACTCTTATCCATTCTGGTTTACTCTTCTTACAGAGTTAGGATTTAGAGTTGTTCTTTCTGATGATTCATCTAAAAAACTTTATGAAAGTGGAATAGATACTATCACTTCAGATTCTATCTGTTATCCAGCTAAATTAGTTCATGGACATATTATGAACCTAATTGGTAAAGGTGTTAATAGAATTTTTTATCCATGTGTAATCTTTGAAGAGAAAGAGGATAAAAAATCTCAAAATCAATTTAACTGTCCTATAGTTATGTCTTATCCAGAAGTTATAAAAAATAATATGGATATTATAAAAGAAAAAAATATTGATATGATGATACCTGTATTCTCTTTTGAAAATAAAGAGGTATTATATAAGACAGTGATGGAAGAGTTTGCAAAATTTGGTGTAACTAAACCAGAAGTTAAAATGGCTGTAGATAAAGCTCTTGAAGAAAAATATAATTTTAGAAAAGATATGCAAAATAGAGCTAAGGAAATCATTAAAGATTTAGAAAAGACAGGGAAAATTGGAGTAGTACTTTGTGGTAGACCTTATCATTGTGATAAAGAGATACATCATGGTATTCCAAATATTATTAACTCTTTTGGCATAGCTGTATTAACTGGAGATGCTGTAGCTAGCCTTGGTTCATTAGATGATGAATTAAGAGTTATTGACCAATGGACTTACCACTCTAGACTTTATAGAGCAGCAACAGTAGTAGGAAAAAATCCTAACCTTGAATTGATTGAATTAAATAGTTTTAGTTGTGGTATTGATGCTGTTACTACTGACCAAGTTAATGAAATTTTAACTAATCATGGCAAAGTTCACACTCTATTAAAAATAGATGAGATTAGTAACCTTGGAGCTGTAAAAATTAGAATAAGAAGTTTACTTGCTGCTCTTGAATATAAGAAAAACTCTGTAGCAAATGTTATTAAACATAAAATAGAGTATAAAAAAGCTGAATTTACTAAGGCTATGAAAAAAGAGTACACAATACTTGCTCCACAAATGGCTCCTATGCACTTTGATTTAATCAAACATGCTTTTAAAGCTCAAGGATATAATCTTGTAATCTTACCTGAAACACAAGAAGCACTTGATTGTGGATTAAAATATGTAAATAATGATGCTTGTTATCCATCTATATTAGTAATTGGAGAACTTATCTCAGCTCTTCAATCTGGAAAATATGATTTAGATAGAACTGCTGTTATTATCTCACAAACTGGTGGAAGTTGTAGAGCTACCAACTATTTAGGATTTTTAAAGAAAGCTATAAAAGATGCTGGATTTGAAAAAGTACCTATACTTTCACTAAATGCTAATGGATTTGAAAAACAAGAGGGATTTTCACTTTCACTTCCTCTTATACATAAGGCATTAATCGCTGTTTCATATGGAGATTTACTTATGAAACTTCTATATCATACTAGACCTTATGAATTAAATAAGGGAGAAAGTGATGCTCTGTATAAAAAATGGAATCAACAAGTTGTAAAAAATATTCATAATGGTAATTTTGGAGAGTTTAAAAGAAACTGTAAACTTATAGTTGATGAATTTGCTAAAATAGAAGTAAGTGATGAGAAAAAAATAAAAGTTGGTATTGTAGGAGAGATTTTAGTTAAATTTAGTCCTTTTGCTAATAATGACTTAGCTAATTTTATAGAGCAAGAGGGTGGAGAAGTTTATACATCATCTCTTATGAACTTTATAAAATATTGTATCTATAGTGATATCTTCCTAGCTGAAAAATTCAAAGGAAAGATGGCTGGATTAAAACAAAGAGGAGCACTATGGGTATTAGATAGATATACTGCTATACTCAATGATGCTATTTCAACTCATGCTAGATTTATGAGAGAGATATCTATTCAAGAGACAGCTAAAAAAACTTCTGAGTTTATCTCTATAGGGCATCAATCTGGAGAAGGTTGGTTCTTAATGGGAGAGATGATAGATTTTATTGAACATGGAGTTCCTAATATAGTTTGTGTTCAACCATTTGGTTGTCTACCTAACCATATCACTGGTAAAGGAATGATTAAAAGACTTAGAGAGGAATATGAAAATGTAAATATTACTCCTATTGACTATGACCCTGCTTACTCTGAAGTAAATCAACTTAATAGAATTAAACTTATGCTATCAGTAGCTAAAAAAAATCTAAATAAAAAAATCTCTTAA
- a CDS encoding methyltransferase domain-containing protein: MNFQKQFSTYNDNAYVQKEVAINLINFLKRVGLNRKDIIFEIGCGTGIFTKEIINNLSPRILLLNDICDVERYIKDLKYSEFIKGNIEEICFPKSEIVLSSSVFQWIKNFEKLIENISKNSSELGFSIYILGNLKEIKEHFNISLNYLTSQEILKILKKYFSEVIWEEESIEKQFSSPLEALKHLKQTGVTGFQKSDIGKIRSYKKDILTYKVAYFYCKNKIV, encoded by the coding sequence ATGAATTTTCAGAAACAATTTTCTACTTATAATGATAATGCTTATGTTCAAAAAGAAGTTGCAATAAATTTAATAAATTTTTTGAAAAGAGTAGGATTAAATAGAAAAGATATAATTTTTGAAATAGGGTGTGGAACAGGAATATTTACAAAAGAAATAATAAATAATTTATCCCCTAGAATTTTATTATTAAATGATATTTGTGATGTAGAGAGATATATAAAGGATTTAAAATATAGTGAGTTTATTAAAGGAAATATAGAGGAAATATGTTTTCCTAAAAGTGAAATAGTATTATCAAGTTCAGTTTTTCAATGGATAAAAAATTTTGAAAAACTTATAGAAAATATTTCAAAAAATAGTAGTGAATTAGGTTTTTCAATCTATATTTTAGGAAATCTTAAGGAGATAAAAGAACATTTTAACATATCTTTAAATTATTTAACATCTCAAGAGATTCTTAAAATTTTAAAAAAATATTTTTCAGAGGTAATTTGGGAAGAGGAAAGTATAGAAAAACAATTCTCTTCTCCTTTAGAAGCATTAAAACATCTAAAGCAAACTGGAGTAACAGGATTTCAAAAAAGTGATATAGGGAAAATAAGGAGTTATAAAAAAGACATTTTAACCTATAAGGTTGCTTATTTTTATTGTAAAAATAAAATAGTATAA
- a CDS encoding aminotransferase class I/II-fold pyridoxal phosphate-dependent enzyme, with translation MKREDIEKELKYLQEIGNYRSLKVKNENLLDLSSNDYLGLAKDEDLKKEFYKKYSPKLSSSSSRLIDGSYEEIMRLERKAEEIYGKSCIMFNSGFDANSSLIETFCNKDTLILTDRLNHASIYDGIINSGAKFLRYKHLNMLELEKLLEKYREKFEDILVISESIYSMDGDIADIEKLVELKKKYKFTLMIDEAHSYGVYGYGIVYNLNLVNDVDFLVIPLGKGGGSVGAMVICENYFKDYIINKSRKFIFSTVLPPVNSCWNLFILEKMNDFDEKRGKLEFLKNYTLKLLHENEIKTDSTTHIISIIIGDNFKITKLSENMREKGYLLYPVKEPTVPKGTARFRIGLNPTITTEEIENFIKELKNELNTIF, from the coding sequence ATGAAGAGAGAAGATATAGAGAAAGAATTAAAATATTTACAAGAGATTGGAAATTATAGAAGTTTAAAAGTAAAGAATGAAAATTTATTAGATCTCTCTTCAAATGATTATTTAGGTTTAGCTAAAGATGAAGATTTGAAAAAAGAGTTTTATAAAAAATATTCTCCTAAGTTATCTTCTAGCTCTTCAAGATTGATAGATGGTTCATATGAAGAGATAATGAGATTAGAGAGAAAAGCAGAGGAGATTTATGGAAAATCTTGTATTATGTTTAATTCAGGATTCGATGCTAACTCTTCACTAATAGAAACTTTTTGTAATAAAGATACTCTTATTTTAACAGATAGATTAAATCATGCTAGTATTTATGATGGAATTATAAATAGCGGTGCTAAATTTTTAAGATATAAACATTTGAATATGTTAGAATTAGAAAAACTATTAGAAAAATATAGAGAAAAATTTGAAGATATATTGGTTATATCAGAAAGTATATACAGTATGGATGGGGATATTGCTGACATAGAAAAATTAGTAGAGTTAAAGAAAAAATATAAATTTACTTTGATGATAGATGAAGCCCATTCTTATGGAGTATATGGTTATGGAATAGTGTATAATTTGAACTTGGTTAATGATGTTGATTTTCTTGTAATTCCATTGGGAAAAGGGGGAGGTTCAGTTGGTGCAATGGTAATCTGTGAAAATTATTTTAAAGATTACATAATAAATAAGAGTAGAAAATTTATTTTTTCAACTGTTTTACCTCCAGTAAATAGTTGTTGGAATCTATTTATTTTAGAAAAAATGAATGATTTTGATGAAAAGAGAGGAAAATTAGAGTTTTTAAAAAATTATACTTTAAAATTATTACATGAAAATGAGATAAAAACAGATTCCACTACTCATATAATTAGTATAATTATTGGAGATAATTTTAAGATTACAAAACTTTCTGAAAATATGAGAGAAAAGGGTTATCTTTTATACCCAGTTAAAGAACCAACAGTACCTAAGGGAACAGCAAGATTTAGAATAGGTTTAAATCCAACTATAACTACAGAAGAGATAGAAAATTTTATAAAGGAGTTAAAAAATGAACTTAATACTATTTTTTAA
- a CDS encoding pimeloyl-ACP methyl esterase BioG family protein, with product MNLILFFNGWGMDERVIEDVAIPKNYKLEVINFPYEVNTEFEKYNEIILIGWSFGCYYLTKWLTLNREMLNMSKVKKIVAINGNGEIIGKFGITPKIFEFTLSTLTPDSLLKFYKNMGIKDDFKVPKKEFEKIKYELEYFKNNYEPLKNIFTEAIIGKEDKIVQYARQKKYCEIEKIFYKELEIGHYPFDFIKNWGEII from the coding sequence ATGAACTTAATACTATTTTTTAATGGTTGGGGGATGGATGAGAGAGTTATAGAAGATGTAGCTATTCCTAAAAATTATAAGTTAGAGGTTATTAACTTTCCCTATGAAGTAAATACAGAATTTGAAAAATATAATGAGATTATTTTAATAGGTTGGTCTTTTGGTTGTTACTATTTAACTAAGTGGTTAACTTTGAATAGAGAGATGCTTAATATGTCAAAGGTAAAAAAAATTGTTGCTATAAATGGAAATGGGGAGATAATTGGAAAATTTGGAATAACTCCTAAAATTTTTGAGTTTACTTTATCAACTTTAACCCCTGATTCTCTTTTAAAATTTTATAAAAATATGGGGATAAAAGATGATTTTAAAGTTCCTAAAAAAGAGTTTGAAAAGATAAAATATGAGTTGGAGTATTTTAAAAATAATTATGAACCACTTAAAAATATCTTTACAGAAGCAATTATAGGAAAAGAGGATAAAATAGTTCAATATGCAAGACAGAAAAAATATTGTGAAATAGAAAAAATTTTCTATAAAGAACTTGAAATAGGACATTATCCATTTGATTTTATAAAAAATTGGGGAGAAATAATATGA